A single genomic interval of Armigeres subalbatus isolate Guangzhou_Male chromosome 1, GZ_Asu_2, whole genome shotgun sequence harbors:
- the LOC134207773 gene encoding uncharacterized protein LOC134207773 isoform X4, whose amino-acid sequence MKTFSKRRQKMASSLNRIFSKKLRNSTEYECDAECEEEFVGFSSGSETESISERESGEDDEISVVGRRRRGGVAPPAKDGEKMQRNPTRRPNPKISNRNALLARENRRRKKEHVESLEKEVDELKESNAKIRKALKKKSKLVDQLTRERNYLKSVIANKTGIMAVLKSVQRTGLSMTSSGLSYVTQHNDVKPQRMRGSSDEGIGSSPHSMMTDEEDKFNPHDLGMAMSSDQEVLPFEDEFSRLPDVEELLSTMASGEQTSCSSREQLASTESSERRFTTSA is encoded by the exons A TGAAAACGTTTAGCAAACGTCGACAGAAAATGGCTTCATCGCTGAATAGAATTTTCTCCAAAAAACTGCGTAATTCCACCGAGTACGAGTGTGATGCCGAGTGCGAGGAAGAATTTGTGGGCTTCAGCAGCGGAAGCGAAACGGAATCGATTTCGGAACGAGAAAGTGGTGAGGATGATGAGATTTCTGTGGTCGGAAGGCGGCGACGTGGTGGCGTAGCGCCACCTGCAAAAGACGGTGAAAAAATGCAGCGAAATCCGACCAGGCGGCCGAACCCCAAGATATCGAATCGGAATGCATTGTTGGCACGGGAGAACCGCCGCAGGAAGAAGGAGCATGtcgaaagtttggaaaaggaaGTTGATGAACTGAAGGAATCAAATGCAAAGATTCGGAAGGCTttaaaaaagaaatccaagtTGGTGGATCAGTTGACCAGGGAAAGGAACTATTTGAAGAGTGTGATTGCCAACAAAACTGGAATAATGGCTGTTCTAAAATCAGTGCAGAGGACGGGATTGTCGATGACCTCTTCCGGATTGAGTTATGTGACGCAGCACAACGACGTAAAACCACAGAGGATGCGAGGTAGCAGTGACGAAGGAATAGGATCGTCGCCCCACTCGATGATGACAGACGAAGAGGACAAGTTCAACCCACACG ATCTAGGTATGGCAATGTCGTCGGACCAAGAAGTGTTACCGTTCGAGGATGAGTTCAGTCGATTGCCCGACGTGGAAGAGTTGCTGTCGACGATGGCCAGTGGGGAGCAAACCAGTTGTAGCAGCAGAGAACAA CTGGCGAGCACAGAGAGCAGTGAGAGGAGATTTACGACGTCAGCGTAA
- the LOC134207773 gene encoding uncharacterized protein LOC134207773 isoform X3: protein MKTFSKRRQKMASSLNRIFSKKLRNSTEYECDAECEEEFVGFSSGSETESISERESGEDDEISVVGRRRRGGVAPPAKDGEKMQRNPTRRPNPKISNRNALLARENRRRKKEHVESLEKEVDELKESNAKIRKALKKKSKLVDQLTRERNYLKSVIANKTGIMAVLKSVQRTGLSMTSSGLSYVTQHNDVKPQRMRGSSDEGIGSSPHSMMTDEEDKFNPHDLGMAMSSDQEVLPFEDEFSRLPDVEELLSTMASGEQTSCSSREQVPQREFAFTSFRADASQWSFALPVR, encoded by the exons A TGAAAACGTTTAGCAAACGTCGACAGAAAATGGCTTCATCGCTGAATAGAATTTTCTCCAAAAAACTGCGTAATTCCACCGAGTACGAGTGTGATGCCGAGTGCGAGGAAGAATTTGTGGGCTTCAGCAGCGGAAGCGAAACGGAATCGATTTCGGAACGAGAAAGTGGTGAGGATGATGAGATTTCTGTGGTCGGAAGGCGGCGACGTGGTGGCGTAGCGCCACCTGCAAAAGACGGTGAAAAAATGCAGCGAAATCCGACCAGGCGGCCGAACCCCAAGATATCGAATCGGAATGCATTGTTGGCACGGGAGAACCGCCGCAGGAAGAAGGAGCATGtcgaaagtttggaaaaggaaGTTGATGAACTGAAGGAATCAAATGCAAAGATTCGGAAGGCTttaaaaaagaaatccaagtTGGTGGATCAGTTGACCAGGGAAAGGAACTATTTGAAGAGTGTGATTGCCAACAAAACTGGAATAATGGCTGTTCTAAAATCAGTGCAGAGGACGGGATTGTCGATGACCTCTTCCGGATTGAGTTATGTGACGCAGCACAACGACGTAAAACCACAGAGGATGCGAGGTAGCAGTGACGAAGGAATAGGATCGTCGCCCCACTCGATGATGACAGACGAAGAGGACAAGTTCAACCCACACG ATCTAGGTATGGCAATGTCGTCGGACCAAGAAGTGTTACCGTTCGAGGATGAGTTCAGTCGATTGCCCGACGTGGAAGAGTTGCTGTCGACGATGGCCAGTGGGGAGCAAACCAGTTGTAGCAGCAGAGAACAA GTCCCGCAGCGGGAGTTTGCGTTCACATCGTTCCGGGCGGACGCGTCTCAGTGGAGTTTTGCGCTTCCTGTGCGCTAA
- the LOC134207773 gene encoding uncharacterized protein LOC134207773 isoform X1: MKTFSKRRQKMASSLNRIFSKKLRNSTEYECDAECEEEFVGFSSGSETESISERESGEDDEISVVGRRRRGGVAPPAKDGEKMQRNPTRRPNPKISNRNALLARENRRRKKEHVESLEKEVDELKESNAKIRKALKKKSKLVDQLTRERNYLKSVIANKTGIMAVLKSVQRTGLSMTSSGLSYVTQHNDVKPQRMRGSSDEGIGSSPHSMMTDEEDKFNPHDLGMAMSSDQEVLPFEDEFSRLPDVEELLSTMASGEQTSCSSREQVITTEHNYFEPSNHSSLESGPAAGVCVHIVPGGRVSVEFCASCALSSQRAWLEEAEER; encoded by the exons A TGAAAACGTTTAGCAAACGTCGACAGAAAATGGCTTCATCGCTGAATAGAATTTTCTCCAAAAAACTGCGTAATTCCACCGAGTACGAGTGTGATGCCGAGTGCGAGGAAGAATTTGTGGGCTTCAGCAGCGGAAGCGAAACGGAATCGATTTCGGAACGAGAAAGTGGTGAGGATGATGAGATTTCTGTGGTCGGAAGGCGGCGACGTGGTGGCGTAGCGCCACCTGCAAAAGACGGTGAAAAAATGCAGCGAAATCCGACCAGGCGGCCGAACCCCAAGATATCGAATCGGAATGCATTGTTGGCACGGGAGAACCGCCGCAGGAAGAAGGAGCATGtcgaaagtttggaaaaggaaGTTGATGAACTGAAGGAATCAAATGCAAAGATTCGGAAGGCTttaaaaaagaaatccaagtTGGTGGATCAGTTGACCAGGGAAAGGAACTATTTGAAGAGTGTGATTGCCAACAAAACTGGAATAATGGCTGTTCTAAAATCAGTGCAGAGGACGGGATTGTCGATGACCTCTTCCGGATTGAGTTATGTGACGCAGCACAACGACGTAAAACCACAGAGGATGCGAGGTAGCAGTGACGAAGGAATAGGATCGTCGCCCCACTCGATGATGACAGACGAAGAGGACAAGTTCAACCCACACG ATCTAGGTATGGCAATGTCGTCGGACCAAGAAGTGTTACCGTTCGAGGATGAGTTCAGTCGATTGCCCGACGTGGAAGAGTTGCTGTCGACGATGGCCAGTGGGGAGCAAACCAGTTGTAGCAGCAGAGAACAAGTAATTACCACAGAGCATAACTATTTCGAACCCAGTAATCACAGCTCGTTGGAATCAGGTCCCGCAGCGGGAGTTTGCGTTCACATCGTTCCGGGCGGACGCGTCTCAGTGGAGTTTTGCGCTTCCTGTGCGCTAAGCTCCCAGCGGGCGTGGCTCGAGGAAGCAGAGGAACGATGA
- the LOC134207778 gene encoding ubiquitin carboxyl-terminal hydrolase 30 homolog: MEGDRFLMAAGVTAAVVVGAFVFWGPSGNSRLRQRRGQIAGLHNFGKTCFLNTLLQALAACPQFIAWLQLHNTKDKKTLVSSLQNVLEVVNGTHPTLRGDPYSPGAVIRALNSLGWVIPPDEHDTHELLHVLLNSLEEEVTKPKKIGCLSDALGEEELRAMMPPARPSSAMLSDFCNAEYDESTNLTRYVRSEAHTPDSPHSTCTETEDSMAALEGSLMDCAGSPPSIISTFSGRPSRPKSILATDMSRNGTLDKRSSGSCRSLERLTRGPGRISVWGDRQQIQVPHPFRGGLSSQLCCSGCGYKSVVRYDKFDSVTLSLPEIKNPGVSVGSLLTEFIQPETLNGVQCESCNETTTHTKTLTFSKLPACLCIHIARTTWLPTGHAYKRQDFVHFPETLSMAPYSFVQPSLNSAMSTPWGSTMSLYSASLGAAAYEASIGGGGTVPTEQNTPVGSVGSAFNFGSYTFGAMFPKNLYRLLAVIVHSGEANSGHFVTYRRGALRNSHKWYYTSDTVVKEVTIEEVLSTPAYMLFYDRGPSSKYTQPGGSSGGGHGMAGASG; encoded by the exons ATGGAAGGCGATAGATTTTTAATGGCAGCGGGTGTAACCGCTGCCGTTGTCGTTGGTGCGTTTGTTTTTTGGGGCCCTTCTG GCAATTCCAGATTACGTCAAAGGCGAGGACAAATTGCTGGATTGCACAATTTCGGAAAAACCTGCTTCTTGAATACTCTACTGCAGGCTCTCGCGGCGTGTCCCCAGTTCATTGCCTGGCTCCAGTTACACAACACCAAAGACAAGAAAACATTGGTCAGCTCGTTGCAGAATGTGCTGGAAGTGGTCAATGGGACACATCCGACGTTGCGTGGTGATCCGTATTCTCCGGGAGCCGTCATCCGAGCGTTGAACTCCTTAGGGTGGGTGATTCCCCCGGATGAACACGATACCCACGAACTGTTGCACGTTCTGTTGAATTCGCTGGAAGAAGAGGTAACGAAACCGAAAAAGATAGGGTGTCTATCAGATGCCCTTGGGGAAGAAGAACTGCGGGCCATGATGCCTCCAGCTAGACCGTCAAGTGCCATGCTGTCGGACTTTTGCAACGCTGAGTATGATGAATCAACTAATTTGACGCGATATGTCCGCTCGGAAGCGCATACTCCAGATTCGCCGCATTCCACTTGCACCGAGACGGAGGATTCGATGGCGGCCCTTGAAGGATCGCTGATGGATTGTGCGGGATCGCCGCCTTCTATAATATCCACATTCTCCGGGCGACCCAGTCGACCAAAGTCAATTTTAGCCACGGACATGTCTCGGAACGGGACGTTGGATAAGCGATCGTCCGGATCGTGTAGGTCTCTGGAAAGATTGACTCGTGGTCCGGGCAGAATATCTGTTTGGGGCGACCGCCAGCAGATTCAAGTTCCCCATCCGTTCCGGGGAGGGTTGAGCAGCCAGTTGTGCTGCTCCGGTTGCGGATATAAATCTGTTGTCCGGTATGATAAGTTCGACAGTGTCACGCTGTCGCTACCGGAGATTAAGAACCCAGGAGTTTCGGTGGGAAGCCTTCTCACGGAATTTATTCAGCCAGAAACGTTGAACGGCGTGCAGTGCGAGTCTTGCAATGAGACCACAACGCACACCAAAACCCTCACATTCAGCAAGCTGCCGGCTTGTCTGTGTATCCACATTGCCCGAACGACGTGGCTGCCGACGGGACATGCGTACAAGCGGCAGGATTTCGTTCACTTTCCGGAGACGCTCTCGATGGCTCCGTACAGCTTTGTACAGCCCAGTTTGAACAGTGCCATGAGTACACCGTGGGGATCCACCATGTCCCTGTATTCGGCCAGCCTGGGGGCTGCTGCCTACGAAGCATCGATCGGTGGCGGAGGAACAGTGCCAACCGAGCAGAACACGCCGGTCGGATCGGTTGGCAGTGCGTTCAATTTTGGTTCGTATACTTTTGGGGCAATGTTCCCGAAAAATCTGTACCGATTGCTGGCAGTGATTGTGCACTCGGGCGAAGCCAACAGTGGGCACTTTGTGACTTATAGGAGAGGAGCGCTGAGGAACTCTCACAA ATGGTACTACACTTCGGATACGGTGGTAAAGGAAGTGACAATCGAAGAGGTGCTCAGCACGCCAGCTTACATGCTGTTCTACGATCGAGGACCTTCATCGAAGTACACTCAACCGGGTGGTAGCAGTGGAGGCGGTCACGGTATGGCTGGTGCTTCCGGTTAA
- the LOC134207773 gene encoding uncharacterized protein LOC134207773 isoform X2: MASSLNRIFSKKLRNSTEYECDAECEEEFVGFSSGSETESISERESGEDDEISVVGRRRRGGVAPPAKDGEKMQRNPTRRPNPKISNRNALLARENRRRKKEHVESLEKEVDELKESNAKIRKALKKKSKLVDQLTRERNYLKSVIANKTGIMAVLKSVQRTGLSMTSSGLSYVTQHNDVKPQRMRGSSDEGIGSSPHSMMTDEEDKFNPHDLGMAMSSDQEVLPFEDEFSRLPDVEELLSTMASGEQTSCSSREQVITTEHNYFEPSNHSSLESGPAAGVCVHIVPGGRVSVEFCASCALSSQRAWLEEAEER; encoded by the exons ATGGCTTCATCGCTGAATAGAATTTTCTCCAAAAAACTGCGTAATTCCACCGAGTACGAGTGTGATGCCGAGTGCGAGGAAGAATTTGTGGGCTTCAGCAGCGGAAGCGAAACGGAATCGATTTCGGAACGAGAAAGTGGTGAGGATGATGAGATTTCTGTGGTCGGAAGGCGGCGACGTGGTGGCGTAGCGCCACCTGCAAAAGACGGTGAAAAAATGCAGCGAAATCCGACCAGGCGGCCGAACCCCAAGATATCGAATCGGAATGCATTGTTGGCACGGGAGAACCGCCGCAGGAAGAAGGAGCATGtcgaaagtttggaaaaggaaGTTGATGAACTGAAGGAATCAAATGCAAAGATTCGGAAGGCTttaaaaaagaaatccaagtTGGTGGATCAGTTGACCAGGGAAAGGAACTATTTGAAGAGTGTGATTGCCAACAAAACTGGAATAATGGCTGTTCTAAAATCAGTGCAGAGGACGGGATTGTCGATGACCTCTTCCGGATTGAGTTATGTGACGCAGCACAACGACGTAAAACCACAGAGGATGCGAGGTAGCAGTGACGAAGGAATAGGATCGTCGCCCCACTCGATGATGACAGACGAAGAGGACAAGTTCAACCCACACG ATCTAGGTATGGCAATGTCGTCGGACCAAGAAGTGTTACCGTTCGAGGATGAGTTCAGTCGATTGCCCGACGTGGAAGAGTTGCTGTCGACGATGGCCAGTGGGGAGCAAACCAGTTGTAGCAGCAGAGAACAAGTAATTACCACAGAGCATAACTATTTCGAACCCAGTAATCACAGCTCGTTGGAATCAGGTCCCGCAGCGGGAGTTTGCGTTCACATCGTTCCGGGCGGACGCGTCTCAGTGGAGTTTTGCGCTTCCTGTGCGCTAAGCTCCCAGCGGGCGTGGCTCGAGGAAGCAGAGGAACGATGA